Proteins from one Pelosinus sp. IPA-1 genomic window:
- a CDS encoding tetratricopeptide repeat protein — protein MTVEECIVEGLTLIANHEWRQAALFFCQAIKLDPSLPEAYQRLGEVLILIGDWDNAQACFGKVIELDPEIPEAYNHLGVVLKHKNFLDEAEECYRQAIEKEPDYFDAFHNLGNCLKWTNRFDEAEVSYLRALALRPDSEKTRFSLATLYLLRGQYNKGWKLYDSRFNWQEKFCMDIPIWQGEALAGRKVLLFYEQGLGDMIQFIRYAKQVAQAATKTTIWIQKPLERLLINMQNDLSVCSSGRNIDPEQFDFACSLFSLPAKFNSEQETFASCIPYIHGDQDVSAKWRKIIDELAGGRCKVGIVWAGNPEHADDQNRSIPFELVSKLFDNSTVFWVSLQVGKEVQDLTPRSQCLFDCSGELVDFAETAGVIDNLDLVISVDTAVAHLAGAMGKKIWLLLPYRSDWRWGLHGEDSPWYPTMQLFRQHKLGDWQGVLERVKNLLRDIV, from the coding sequence ATGACGGTAGAAGAGTGTATAGTTGAAGGGCTTACGTTGATAGCAAATCATGAATGGCGGCAAGCAGCTTTGTTTTTTTGCCAAGCGATAAAACTGGATCCAAGTTTGCCGGAGGCCTATCAACGCTTAGGCGAGGTCTTAATACTGATAGGTGACTGGGATAACGCCCAAGCGTGTTTTGGTAAGGTTATTGAATTAGATCCCGAAATTCCAGAGGCCTATAACCATTTAGGGGTGGTTTTAAAACATAAAAACTTCCTAGATGAAGCGGAAGAGTGTTATCGTCAGGCGATTGAGAAAGAGCCAGATTACTTTGATGCATTTCATAATTTGGGAAATTGTCTTAAATGGACCAATCGCTTTGATGAAGCGGAGGTTTCCTATCTTCGAGCCTTGGCGCTACGGCCGGACTCTGAAAAAACACGTTTTTCACTGGCAACTCTATATTTACTGCGCGGGCAATATAATAAAGGCTGGAAACTATACGATTCGCGGTTTAATTGGCAAGAAAAATTCTGTATGGATATCCCTATTTGGCAAGGAGAAGCTTTGGCGGGGCGCAAGGTGCTGCTATTTTATGAGCAGGGCCTTGGTGATATGATTCAATTTATTAGATATGCAAAGCAAGTTGCTCAAGCTGCGACAAAAACGACAATATGGATTCAAAAACCATTGGAACGATTGCTGATTAATATGCAAAATGATTTATCTGTCTGTAGCAGTGGCAGGAATATCGATCCAGAACAATTTGATTTTGCTTGTTCACTATTTAGTCTGCCAGCAAAATTTAATTCAGAGCAAGAAACGTTTGCTAGTTGCATTCCTTATATCCATGGAGATCAGGATGTTTCAGCAAAATGGCGAAAAATTATCGATGAGCTGGCTGGCGGAAGATGCAAGGTTGGAATTGTCTGGGCGGGAAACCCTGAGCATGCAGATGATCAGAACCGATCAATACCATTTGAATTAGTTAGTAAGTTGTTTGATAACAGTACAGTATTTTGGGTTAGTCTGCAGGTGGGGAAAGAGGTTCAAGATCTAACGCCAAGGTCCCAGTGCCTATTTGATTGCTCCGGAGAACTTGTCGATTTCGCAGAAACGGCTGGAGTGATAGATAATCTTGACCTGGTCATTTCTGTTGATACGGCTGTTGCTCATTTGGCAGGAGCTATGGGAAAAAAGATATGGCTGCTTTTGCCGTACAGATCAGATTGGCGATGGGGTCTGCACGGCGAAGACAGTCCATGGTACCCGACGATGCAGCTATTTCGTCAGCATAAACTCGGCGATTGGCAAGGAGTGCTGGAAAGGGTAAAAAATCTCTTGCGGGATATTGTTTGA
- a CDS encoding response regulator transcription factor, with protein MKLLLVDDESKLVEALSYLLKKNGFVVDIAMDGETGIEMACTGIYDIIILDRMLPYLDGVSLLKEFRRLGHSTPVLFLTAKDTPDDRAEGLNAGADDYLVKPFFTVELVARLQALARRKNKEIVDTILILDDIRFDPQRAQVTKKDRVIQLTLKESQLLELLIRNQGQVVTKQRIIEKVWGYNSEAEESTINIYIHYLRKKINISNLKTVRGVGYYLPKSNITKVAN; from the coding sequence ATGAAACTATTACTAGTAGATGACGAGAGTAAATTAGTTGAAGCACTATCCTATTTATTAAAAAAGAATGGCTTCGTAGTCGATATTGCTATGGATGGTGAAACAGGCATTGAAATGGCCTGCACTGGAATCTATGATATTATTATTTTGGATCGCATGTTGCCCTATTTAGATGGTGTATCGCTGCTGAAAGAATTTCGGAGACTAGGACATAGTACTCCCGTGCTCTTTTTGACAGCAAAGGATACCCCAGACGATCGGGCGGAAGGTTTAAATGCTGGTGCTGATGATTATTTGGTTAAACCATTCTTCACCGTAGAATTAGTAGCAAGGCTACAAGCTCTAGCCCGTCGCAAAAACAAAGAAATAGTGGATACCATTTTAATTCTTGACGATATTAGATTCGATCCTCAACGTGCCCAAGTGACTAAAAAAGATAGGGTAATTCAGTTAACATTAAAAGAATCACAACTGTTAGAACTATTAATACGCAATCAAGGCCAAGTGGTTACCAAACAACGCATTATAGAAAAAGTATGGGGCTACAATTCCGAGGCGGAAGAAAGTACAATCAATATATATATTCATTACTTACGCAAAAAAATTAACATATCCAATTTGAAGACGGTAAGGGGCGTTGGCTATTATTTGCCGAAAAGCAATATAACGAAAGTTGCGAATTAA
- a CDS encoding carbon storage regulator translates to MLVLGRKPGEYVMIGKDIMVKVVRSDEGDLRLAIDAPKYINIIRGEIYEDSFKYIQEEKLVNI, encoded by the coding sequence ATGCTGGTATTGGGAAGAAAACCTGGCGAATACGTTATGATCGGAAAAGATATTATGGTCAAAGTCGTCAGAAGTGACGAGGGCGATTTAAGACTGGCAATCGATGCCCCTAAATATATAAATATTATCCGCGGCGAGATCTACGAAGATAGTTTCAAATACATTCAAGAAGAAAAACTTGTGAATATTTAA
- a CDS encoding flagellin produces MSMVISTNMSALNTTNQLNKNTTLMNSSLQKLSSGYSINSAADNSAGLAISEKMRSQIQGLDQASSNSQDATSLTQTADGALDETTSILKRMRELAVEASSDTLTDDDRTSVQDETNSLRQELDRISNDTEYNTKKLLNGDSGSTTSVSGTNSASIDASATVAGNNTTTGDYTVSYTAVATQASTGLSTGGTIAASTDSATTYAGDVSINGTTVTIASGDTVDGVLQKINAQTTTTGVTAAYDSTKKCITLTDSTYGSDSSITLKANNTTLTGLFNATTDATATSVTTTGTDAAGTINGAAATANGNTLTAFDLTVTGKDGTVQTGDTATVTVDATNALTFQVGANSKQTMTLSIGDMDANSLGVAGSTSTTGIDLSSAKSATSAITTIDAAIKKVSSERSNLGAVQNSLESNINNLDTESENLTSAESNIRDTDMASEMAEYTKLSVITQAATAMLSKANQQPQRVLTLLQS; encoded by the coding sequence ATGTCAATGGTAATTAGTACAAACATGTCCGCATTGAACACAACTAACCAATTAAACAAAAACACTACGCTCATGAATTCATCCCTGCAAAAGCTGTCATCCGGGTATTCTATCAACAGCGCGGCTGACAATTCAGCTGGACTGGCTATTTCCGAAAAAATGCGTAGCCAAATTCAAGGCCTTGACCAAGCGAGTAGCAACTCTCAAGATGCTACATCTTTGACCCAGACAGCAGATGGCGCCCTCGACGAAACAACTTCAATCTTAAAACGCATGCGCGAACTTGCTGTAGAAGCATCATCTGATACTTTGACCGACGATGACAGAACCTCAGTCCAAGATGAAACAAACTCACTCCGCCAGGAACTTGATCGTATTTCTAATGACACTGAATACAACACTAAGAAATTGCTCAATGGCGATAGCGGTTCTACTACATCTGTGTCTGGCACAAATTCAGCTTCAATTGATGCTTCCGCGACTGTTGCTGGAAATAATACCACAACAGGTGATTATACGGTTAGTTATACCGCAGTTGCAACACAAGCAAGTACCGGTCTTAGTACAGGAGGTACTATTGCAGCTAGTACTGATTCTGCAACTACTTATGCAGGAGATGTTTCCATTAACGGAACAACGGTAACCATTGCGTCTGGTGACACGGTAGATGGTGTTCTGCAAAAGATTAATGCCCAAACAACAACTACTGGTGTAACTGCCGCATATGATAGTACTAAAAAATGTATTACATTAACCGATAGCACCTATGGTAGCGATTCTTCAATTACTTTAAAAGCTAATAATACCACATTAACAGGTCTGTTTAATGCAACAACAGACGCTACTGCAACAAGTGTTACTACTACTGGCACAGACGCAGCAGGTACAATTAATGGAGCAGCAGCTACAGCTAACGGCAACACATTAACGGCTTTTGACCTTACTGTCACTGGTAAAGATGGCACTGTTCAAACTGGAGATACTGCTACTGTTACTGTAGATGCTACCAATGCCCTGACCTTTCAGGTTGGCGCAAACTCAAAGCAGACAATGACGCTTTCCATCGGCGATATGGACGCCAACAGCCTGGGGGTTGCAGGCTCTACTTCTACAACAGGTATTGATCTAAGCTCTGCGAAAAGTGCTACTAGTGCTATCACTACAATAGACGCGGCAATTAAGAAAGTTTCGTCCGAACGTTCTAACCTAGGTGCTGTACAAAACAGTCTAGAAAGCAATATCAATAATCTTGATACGGAAAGTGAAAACTTAACTTCTGCTGAATCCAATATTCGCGATACTGATATGGCTTCAGAAATGGCCGAATACACTAAACTAAGCGTCATTACCCAAGCGGCTACTGCAATGTTGTCTAAAGCAAATCAACAGCCGCAGAGAGTATTGACTCTGTTACAATCATAA
- a CDS encoding Xaa-Pro peptidase family protein, with the protein MDVTPKSEIEKRIYSFQEKLRGQELDGGIIVLNSDMFYFAGTVQNSYLYIPATGDPVLMVKKSLRRAQEESSLKNIIPIKHPMEIPAILASFHCTNLKKIGLELDVLPFNIYQMYRKVFPSAGFSDISPAIKEIRMIKSPYEVELLRNALQVADQAFSAVPTFLQAGIPEIELAALFEAELRKGGYSGSCKMRAFNQDFFYGNVCSGSNGSYPSFFDGPVGGKGVSLSFPQGAGWKKIERDEIVYIDYTCVVQGYTGDQARIFCVGELTPHMTKAFEDMLLIQDEILKGIKPGTPAEEPYLLAVKIAEEMGYKDYFMGYKEDQVKFVGHGIGLELDEWPIFAKGLKNPILPGMTFALEPKLVFPEGAIGTENSYVMTEEGPKKLSLTPEVITYIK; encoded by the coding sequence ATGGATGTTACACCAAAATCAGAAATCGAAAAAAGGATTTATAGCTTTCAGGAAAAACTAAGAGGTCAGGAGCTTGACGGAGGAATCATTGTATTAAATAGTGATATGTTCTACTTTGCTGGTACAGTACAAAATTCCTATTTATATATCCCTGCTACTGGCGATCCTGTGTTAATGGTGAAAAAAAGCTTACGACGTGCTCAAGAGGAGTCTTCACTCAAAAATATTATTCCCATTAAGCACCCTATGGAAATCCCCGCAATTCTGGCAAGCTTTCATTGTACAAATTTGAAAAAAATAGGACTAGAATTGGATGTTTTACCATTTAATATTTACCAAATGTATAGAAAAGTATTTCCTAGTGCCGGATTTAGCGATATTTCCCCTGCGATAAAAGAAATACGTATGATCAAGTCACCCTATGAAGTAGAACTTTTGCGCAATGCCTTACAAGTTGCGGATCAGGCTTTTTCCGCAGTCCCTACATTTTTACAGGCAGGAATTCCAGAAATTGAATTAGCTGCTTTGTTTGAAGCGGAGCTACGTAAAGGTGGGTATTCTGGTTCCTGCAAAATGAGAGCCTTTAATCAAGATTTCTTTTACGGAAACGTGTGTAGTGGCAGCAATGGCTCTTATCCTAGTTTCTTTGATGGACCTGTAGGGGGTAAAGGTGTATCTTTATCCTTCCCCCAAGGGGCTGGATGGAAGAAGATAGAAAGAGATGAGATTGTTTATATCGATTATACTTGCGTGGTACAAGGTTATACAGGTGACCAAGCACGAATTTTCTGTGTAGGGGAACTTACTCCTCATATGACAAAGGCGTTTGAAGATATGTTACTGATTCAGGATGAAATACTTAAGGGAATCAAGCCGGGAACACCTGCTGAAGAGCCTTATCTATTAGCTGTAAAAATAGCAGAAGAAATGGGCTATAAAGACTACTTCATGGGCTACAAGGAAGATCAGGTTAAGTTTGTTGGTCATGGTATTGGCTTAGAACTTGATGAATGGCCTATATTTGCTAAAGGACTTAAGAATCCGATCTTGCCTGGTATGACTTTTGCGCTGGAACCAAAATTAGTGTTTCCTGAAGGAGCCATTGGAACGGAGAATAGCTATGTTATGACAGAGGAAGGACCCAAGAAATTAAGTTTGACTCCTGAGGTTATCACCTATATTAAGTAA
- the fliS gene encoding flagellar export chaperone FliS, protein MVVNAANAYKRQQVMTAPSEELTLMLYNGAIRFVTESILAIEKKNPEKAHISNMRAQNIVREFMVTMDMKQEISKTWLQVDEYILHCLIQGNIKKNTAPLKEAKRLLLGFRDVWLQAMKQVRNGKVVGK, encoded by the coding sequence ATGGTCGTGAATGCTGCCAATGCATATAAGAGACAACAAGTCATGACCGCACCATCCGAAGAGTTGACGCTAATGCTGTACAACGGAGCCATTCGCTTTGTTACAGAAAGCATTCTGGCTATTGAAAAGAAGAATCCTGAGAAGGCACATATCTCGAATATGCGAGCGCAAAATATCGTTCGTGAATTTATGGTGACAATGGATATGAAACAGGAAATATCCAAGACATGGTTACAGGTTGATGAATATATATTACATTGCTTGATTCAGGGCAATATAAAAAAAAATACGGCGCCATTAAAAGAAGCAAAAAGATTGTTGTTGGGATTTCGCGACGTATGGCTCCAAGCCATGAAGCAAGTGCGGAATGGCAAAGTAGTAGGGAAGTAA